In Candidatus Binatus sp., the sequence GCAAGGCATGTGAGCTATCCCGACGCTTGATATCGGCGCGCACCGCGACGACGTTGGCGCCGGCGGCGCGAAACTCCACAAGGGCTTGCTCGAGACGCGCGGCATCTCGTCCATTGATGACGACCTGGACGCCCTCCTTGGGCAACGCT encodes:
- a CDS encoding SDR family NAD(P)-dependent oxidoreductase, with translation MDLGIASRKAIVCASSRGLGRACAEALPKEGVQVVINGRDAARLEQALVEFRAAGANVVAVRADIKRRDSSHALPQYGVAIDVILG